In one Solanum lycopersicum chromosome 11, SLM_r2.1 genomic region, the following are encoded:
- the LOC138339215 gene encoding uncharacterized protein, whose amino-acid sequence MPTLYNGYLNRIGVVVRGAKAQHHENKIKKEEGPNWGKSLKNTRGEARRRKEREVERRGRREGEGGVAGAAALRLAVGAASLLPDAGRERWEEKRGGGKRRRGKRREGRLPPLGGSDWEEGGEKEAAGEREGRKMAGRKREREKKRREREKKRGWRLERGKKGGRE is encoded by the exons ATGCCGACTCTCTATAATGGGTATTTGAATAGGATTGGAGTAGTTGTGAGAGGTGCAAAGGCACAACATcacgagaacaaaataaaaaaagaagagggtcccaattggGGGAA GTCGCTAAAAAACACGAGAGGGGAAGCGAGGAGGAGGAAAGAGAGAGAGgtcgagagaagaggaagacGAGAGGGAGAGGGGGGAGTCGCCGGAGCTGCTGCTCTCCGGCTGGCTGTTGGTGCTGCTTCTCTGCTGCCTGATGCGGGAAGGGAGAGATGGGAAGAAAAGAGAGGAGGGGGGAAACGAAGGAGGGGGAAGAGGAGAGAGGGGCGACTGCCACCACTTGGAGGGAGCGATTGGGAAGAAGGGGGAGAGAAAGAGGCGGCTGGAGAGAGGGAGGGGAGGAAGATGGCTGGTCGGAAAAGGGAGAGGGAGAAGAAGCGACgggagagggagaagaagagGGGGTGGCGGCTGGAGAGGGGAAAAAAGGGAGGAAGAGAATGA